DNA sequence from the Myotis daubentonii chromosome Y, mMyoDau2.1, whole genome shotgun sequence genome:
ctggggaaggcttgctcctcaaaatatggaagaccaactatccctctgttcctctttgaatgggcACGGGGTTTGCAATTGTAAGTAACCTCAAGTCTCAGGGTCTGTTTGGTACTCAATACTgttgcattgaaattctttttctctggagatgatACCACTGTCTCTCTAAAGGGGTGTTAATGGGAACACTAGGGAATTTTGAtgtggccccaacacccccattaagtctacttccaggctggtttccttttcttttcctttcatgaatggacctagggttcagttggaggtgtggagagtgcaaaaccccatcatggttaaatgcctggagatccaggactaaggttttgctctcaggtggaagtagccatttcagctaggacctcaaaaggaaggtgtggtcagacggggtataatggcttctgaggaggccgaggagggaacagaagctagagcgtgagagtcaatgtccaggtctgagcacagggctccctgcaccacgccgctctggtgagtcaggagcCTAAGGTGTTCCCCAAGGACCTGCAAGCCAAGAACCCagagatttgtccttttttccttacaaatgagcagaatttgcctttgcctctggatgcaggtgtgccttaatccaaaatgttttgatttctgttttgatgtttgccattcatagaggttcacagggcaagttttccctgtgtctgaaagtcgagtattgctaaggagcctattgtaggccaaagtggcaaaatcctttttgtagttttttagaggccgggctgtgtgtgtgaaaacaggtATTAATCAAAGTCTTTcataacagccaattgatgtttagaaaaagaggaagggagtgggtggagagagagagagaaacattgatgtgagaaacatctatcagctggctcctgcccacaccctacgGGGGCTAGGAATGTAGCCCTCAAGGGACATTTGGGGGGCACGAGAGGATGCTCAACGcagtgagcaacactgaccaggctttgcagtctcttattgagaggagccttagttgtgacatgtgagccctctgttgtcatagataaaatggtcattctaatattcatagaagggacacacagtaaaatgtacatgttggaattaacggttatttttctcacttccagctcccccatgcttcagaaaacgtttgtgctgcttttatatgcctcatttaaaatgtgtcaaaggcctcaatggtacccattgtgtgggtgttccttaatcttccccatctattttatttcctggaacatagcaagaggcagtcctgggccaggggctgctccctactccaggtgttttcagtccttcagtgatcctcagaaatgttttccctggaaagggtgggatcatctctctggtttccctgtcctcactgcacagcagatttgcagctagccagtgggcagatgcgggaggggtccagtggtcatctcacccctccttggtgcctggttcttgtccttccagtggcagagtacaggcagggctgagtggctttgcaaccctaagcagaaaacggagttggggtaaattgggggtgctccagttgttgccagagcagtgcctttggccctcagctggtccctctgaagGGAGAAGGACCGGGATTGCTCATGCTCAGCCTGACAAGATGCCTTGCTCCTGACTGTCTCCCAGGATCTCTTTCATAGCAGCTTCATGGGGatgagcctcccagctccacgcAGACTCCTGGAACTGGCATGTCAGAGCCTGCTGCAGGATGAAGCCTCGGCCATCGCTGCTCTGGAGTGGCTTCCTATGGAGCTCTTCCCACTTCTTTTCatcacagccttcactgggaagcacagcagagtcctgaaggccatgttgcaggcttggcccttcctctgcctccctctgggggccctgatgAACCATCGGCAGTCTTACCAGGATATCTTGCAGGTTGTGCTCGAGGGACTCGATGCCATGCTTGCCCAGGACCCTCGACCCAGGTATGGGTGATTCAGTAGCCGGGTCGCaccctggggatctgagcagttacagctgggatctgggaatgggcagggccaaagggagagctgaggcaggcctTGGAGCCACTGCTAGGGTCATTCTAGGAACAGGCTTCGGATATATACTGATGATGAAATTGCCGAGGGTGACCGAAGGGACAGGagcccactccttcctggtggcacctaaaggtaccaggaatggggaccatGAAGGCTCCTAGTAGCACCAGGAGCAGTTGATTCCTGGGGCATGGAGTCAAAGTCCAGTGcggtgtctggcccagctgcccagatgcctagctcatggtcttactcattgttatcttaatgcatcccagcatatctcctattttctccacaggagatgtaaactgcaggtgcttaatttacagaagagagttcatttggagttctggatggtgtgggcaggaaccagagcccatgtgtgctcactgctggagcctaaggccctgcagcccatgaggaataggaggaaagtGCACAGCTTAACGGCCAGGCCAAATCCACCCTTGGCCCCCGTGGAGGTGTTAATAGACCTTTGCCTCAAGAAAGGTGTCCTTGATGAGTCCCTCAGCTACCTGATTAAGAAAGTCAGCGAGAGGAGAGGTTTGCTGCACCTTTGCTGTAAGAAGCTGAAGGTTTTTCCGATGTCGAAGCAAAACACTAAAATCCTGGATATGGTGCAGCTGGTCTCTGTGcaggatttggaggtaaactgtacctggaagctgtccactctgaggaagttcgctccttacctgggccagatgggcaatctgtgccggttcctgctctcccacgtcttcacgtcttctcacaccaccttggagcaggaggagcagtgtgTTGGTCTGGTCACCTCTCAATTCctcaacctgccccacctccaggaggtCAATTTGGATGATATCTCCAtcctcagaggccacctggatgAGATCTTCAGGTGAGGGGTGGCGAGCTTTCCCTGCCGACCAGAGCGAGTCCCTTTCCATTTCAGTGCACAGTGACGGGCTCTCCTGTGTGCCGTCCCTCAGCAGTGCTAGAGTGCCTGAGCCACTAGACGGGCCACACAGTCAGTGTCTTGTTCACCGCTCTGTCACCTTGCATGTTGTGACATAACCCCCAGATAAATGTAGGACATATGCACTAGGACAGAGGCTACTAAAGGGACTCCTTGCTAGGAATTGGCATAATGGAGGCTTTGGGCCAGGGGATGGTAGCTTTGGGCATCCTTGTAAGTGGTGttgaagggaaaatgatgcaatagaaCCAAGTGAGGATTGCAATGACAAGGGGAAAGCCTATCAGAGGTGAGGTTTCAGGGGTTAAGTTCCGCACTTAGAGATTTGGCCATGGCAGCCTTTCACTCCAaacctgcctcagtcacctgtCTGCCAAGGGTTGCCATAGGTTCTCGCAAACGGAATGCGTGGCAAATGCAGGATTCAGGAGGGAGGCATTACGAAATGGGATAGGTGGTTTGTAGACAATGCAGTGATCTAAgttcctggagggtggcagccctcgctggatgttgcctgactgtgcccaggttagtcctttctgcacatctgccagaggcctcattgggctaagagatggtggtgacaggggtctaggctgtggctggaaggaagcccgAGTTGCAGGCAATTCAGGACATGTCTCCAATACTAAaatgcactggttgcctcctgcttcagaccctggggcaggctcctttCTGAGCTCCTCCCACCTTTATGTTCACAACACCTGTGTGTTTGGGCTGGAGGGTATGATGTGCTTCACTTGACGGATGAGTAAATGGAGTGTGTGAGGTTTCATCCAGTTGAATCCATCACGGAGCagataacagatggagaaagattCCACTCAAATTTGCTCTGACTTGAATGTCACTTTTCACTGTGCAACATCCTGGGTTTGATCATCATCCGGAACACTGTAGGCTTTGGTGACATGGGCCTCTTTACCCTGAAGGCCTGCAttatcctcacctgcctctgctcaccaggtccatcccccacatgtaactgctctatgtctccccaggtgcctgaagagccccttggagaccctgtccatcactaactgcctgcttttcgaaagagactttagacatctctcccagcatctgaatgtcagccagctgaaaagcctgagtttcagtgggcttaacctgaccattatcagttctcggtcactccaatttcttttagagagagcctcccccactctccaggacctggacttggatgagtgtgggatcatggaccaccagttcctggacatcctgccagccctgagccactgctcccagATCACAACCCTAAGTTTCTGTGAAAACCCCATCTCCATGACTGTCCTGGAGGACCTGCTTCGCCACGTTGTCGGGCTGAGCAAGCTGAGTTGCATGATTTATGCGGCGCCCGTGGAGAGTTATGAGGAAACTAGCAGcaacatcaacctgggccgacttaCCCAGATGCATGCTGTGCTAAAGCATATGCTGCAGGAGTTGGGtcggcccggcatggt
Encoded proteins:
- the LOC132225501 gene encoding melanoma antigen preferentially expressed in tumors-like — encoded protein: MSLPAPRRLLELACQSLLQDEASAIAALEWLPMELFPLLFITAFTGKHSRVLKAMLQAWPFLCLPLGALMNHRQSYQDILQVVLEGLDAMLAQDPRPRRCKLQVLNLQKRVHLEFWMVWAGTRAHVCSLLEPKALQPMRNRRKVHSLTARPNPPLAPVEVLIDLCLKKGVLDESLSYLIKKVSERRGLLHLCCKKLKVFPMSKQNTKILDMVQLVSVQDLEVNCTWKLSTLRKFAPYLGQMGNLCRFLLSHVFTSSHTTLEQEEQCVGLVTSQFLNLPHLQEVNLDDISILRGHLDEIFRCLKSPLETLSITNCLLFERDFRHLSQHLNVSQLKSLSFSGLNLTIISSRSLQFLLERASPTLQDLDLDECGIMDHQFLDILPALSHCSQITTLSFCENPISMTVLEDLLRHVVGLSKLSCMIYAAPVESYEETSSNINLGRLTQMHAVLKHMLQELGRPGMVWLCAYPCPHCGCRTFHDPTPIL